The genomic stretch CAAAATATTTGTCGCACGTTCAACAAATTTAAATGTATTTTAGCCTATAAGTTCAGTAAATTTGCGACAAGTATTTATGACAAGAGGGAATACAATATCACTCTCTGAGGAGATGTAATCTCTAGCTGATTAGCTAGGCTTTGATACAAGCCAAGCAGTCGCTTACTTCAGACCCTTCCACAGCTGACCACTTGTAGTTAGTTGACTGTTGACTGAATTAAGATATGGAGAGATCTGTTTAAGCATTTAATGCTACCTAGTTGAGGTGCAAGTCAACTGACTGCATGCTACCCTGTTTACTTATCGAATCACCAACTGAATTCAAGACCCAAAGCGTGAGTTTGGTGTGCAAATATCGCCATGCACGGCCTAGCTCCACCGCTATATAAGCCAACAAAACCCTCAGCATCCAACTCATCTCACACTCCACCAAGCTCACAAAGTCACACACAATGGCTACTAAGCTTGCAGCTCTTGGCTTTGTTGTCCTCCTGAGCATTGGGTTCACCAATGCTTCGAGGATGCTCGCTAGCTCATCCAGtgcatcaggaggaggaggtgggggaggcggcggaggtggtAGTGATGGTGGGAGTGGTTGGGGCTCAGGAGGTGGAAAAGGTGGTGCATCGGGATATGGTGGAACTTTTACATATGGGGGTAGCCAGAATAACTATGCCCAGGCagctggtggaggaggaggagaaggcgccggTGGTGGTTCAAAGGGTGGAGCCGGATCTGGTTCCGGGTCTGGCTATGGTTCCGGCACCGGTGCGAGTGGTTCGGCATCAGCCCCTACCGGGAATGGGTATGCcaatgctaatggtaatggtgggGGTGAAGGCCAAGGTGCTGGCGCCGATGGAACTAGCGGAAAAGGGTCAGGGGAGGGTGGCGGTCAAGGAAGTGGTGAGAGTGGCGTAGTACTAGCACCGGCTCCTGGTGCTGCTGGTGTCAGCTACTCTGATGCGGGCGGCAGTGgtaccggtggtggcggcggagacAATGGAAATGGAGGTGGCAAAGGAGCTGGAGCTGGGCAGGCCTCCAGCGACGAAACTTCAGGAGGCAGCGCCAGTGGACAGGGTAGTGGCGACGGTGGTGGCATTGTCAAGGGTGTCGCTCAAGGTCCAAGCATCGGTGTTGGGAGCGGTTCTGGCTCCGGAGGTGGACAGACCGGTAGCTCTGGTACTTCTGGTTCGGGCTATGCCACCGGAGAaggagctggtggtggtggtggcgcaggTAGTAGCGATAATGGCGGGACAGGCAGCGGTGGAGGGACCGGGTCTGGATCCGGCAGCGGAGGATACCATTAAACCATGGGTTTCAGATAAACTAAAACCGGAGTCCAACATACGTTCCTAATCTTTTCATTTTACTAAGTTTCTCTCCATTTTACGTTTTTATTAGGCTCATAATaaagggatccatgtatgattctAGTGGAAGTTAAGCAGTAAAGAGAAATGTACCTATTTCCACCTTGCTCCCTCCCATGCTCCAATGTGTCACAACTACAAATAACGCACTAGAAAGGAATAGTGTGATGTATGCAATCGCACACCATTGAAACATAAACAGTTTGTGACATGATAAAGATCACAcacaattttaaaaaaattcaaccgTATGCAATGCACCGCACATGGTTTGGCTGAATGAATCGTGAGCTATGCAGCACCGATCACACACGGTTAGTACGCACAAGAATAATTGTGTGTGGTTCACTGCATAGAGTTTACCAAAAAAAAATAGTGTGCGATCTTTCAGGTTCCAACCATTTGCATTTGTTTGACCTTCAATAATTTAGGTGCCGGCCTGTCCCAAACCTTGAAGCCCTGTACTGAGGATTTGTATCTTTGTGTTGGCAAGAGTGTAAACTCTCTTTGGTTGCTTTTGACACTCTTCGTATGGGAAGGCGTCAGGAATCACGTGATAAGAAGAGCAATGATTTTACGCTCTATCTTCTTATGGTCGCCCGTTGGAATGctgtttttttcgagaatacaccgtGGAAAGTGTATTGATCACATAGAAGAAGGTGTCAGAAGGCCCACACTACTTAGTACATGCTGTCAATAAGGGTGACAGCTCCCAGAGCGAAGCCTAATCTCCATCCCTCCACGAAAAAGGAAAAGGTTCAAGAAAACCGAAAGTCTCCGAGCG from Lolium rigidum isolate FL_2022 chromosome 4, APGP_CSIRO_Lrig_0.1, whole genome shotgun sequence encodes the following:
- the LOC124648831 gene encoding putative glycine-rich cell wall structural protein 1: MATKLAALGFVVLLSIGFTNASRMLASSSSASGGGGGGGGGGGSDGGSGWGSGGGKGGASGYGGTFTYGGSQNNYAQAAGGGGGEGAGGGSKGGAGSGSGSGYGSGTGASGSASAPTGNGYANANGNGGGEGQGAGADGTSGKGSGEGGGQGSGESGVVLAPAPGAAGVSYSDAGGSGTGGGGGDNGNGGGKGAGAGQASSDETSGGSASGQGSGDGGGIVKGVAQGPSIGVGSGSGSGGGQTGSSGTSGSGYATGEGAGGGGGAGSSDNGGTGSGGGTGSGSGSGGYH